A single genomic interval of Halobacillus halophilus DSM 2266 harbors:
- a CDS encoding putative DNA-binding protein has protein sequence MLEKTTRVNYLFDFYQSLLTPKQRNYMELYFLEDYSLGEISETFDVSRQAVYDNIRRTEAMLEEYEKKLLLYEKFSKRQQILKEMEGEVNQSELPPRFQDWLAQLQDLE, from the coding sequence GTGCTTGAAAAAACGACACGTGTTAACTATCTGTTTGATTTTTATCAATCATTGTTGACTCCGAAACAAAGAAACTATATGGAATTATATTTTTTAGAAGACTACTCATTAGGTGAGATATCAGAAACCTTCGACGTTTCCCGTCAAGCGGTTTACGATAATATTCGCCGAACAGAAGCAATGTTGGAAGAATACGAAAAAAAGCTGCTATTATACGAGAAATTCAGCAAGCGGCAGCAGATCCTTAAGGAAATGGAAGGTGAAGTTAACCAAAGTGAACTTCCTCCCCGTTTCCAGGATTGGCTGGCGCAACTACAAGATTTAGAATAG
- the ffh gene encoding signal recognition particle protein, producing MAFEGLSDRLQETIKKIKGKGKVEEQDVKEMTREVRLALLEADVNFKVVKDFVKRVRERAVGQEVMESLTPGQQVIKVVKEELTDLMGGDESKIAVAKRPPTVIMMVGLQGAGKTTTTGKLANVLRKNHNRKPLLAAADVYRPAAIQQLETIGKQLTMPVHSEGTEADPVDIAKNAIEKAKEENHDYVIVDTAGRLHVDGELMGELQRIKEAVNPDEIFLVVDAMTGQDAVNVAQSFDDQLDITGVLLTKLDGDTRGGAALSIKAVTGKPIKYAGMGEKLDQLEPFHPERMASRILGMGDMLTLIEKAQTQVDEKQAKELESKMRTASFTFEDFLDQMEQVKNMGPLDEIINMIPGANKMKGLKNASFDDKQIVHVEAIIQSMTKKERQDPSVMNASRKKRIAKGSGTSVSEINRLLKQFEEMKKMMKQMSNTKGKKGKGMNFPFM from the coding sequence ATGGCATTTGAAGGATTATCCGACCGTTTGCAGGAAACAATTAAGAAAATCAAAGGCAAAGGGAAGGTAGAGGAGCAAGACGTAAAAGAGATGACTCGTGAAGTTCGTCTAGCCCTCCTCGAGGCCGACGTTAACTTTAAAGTAGTTAAAGACTTTGTGAAGCGCGTACGTGAACGTGCTGTTGGGCAAGAGGTCATGGAAAGTCTGACACCAGGTCAGCAGGTTATTAAAGTAGTTAAGGAAGAATTGACCGATCTAATGGGCGGTGATGAGAGTAAGATTGCCGTTGCAAAGCGTCCACCAACTGTGATTATGATGGTGGGACTACAGGGTGCAGGTAAAACGACCACAACCGGTAAACTTGCCAACGTTCTGCGTAAAAATCATAATCGAAAACCGCTACTGGCAGCTGCCGACGTTTATCGTCCAGCAGCTATCCAACAACTGGAAACCATCGGGAAGCAGCTTACAATGCCAGTCCATTCCGAAGGCACTGAGGCAGACCCGGTTGACATTGCAAAGAATGCAATTGAAAAAGCGAAGGAAGAAAATCATGACTACGTAATCGTGGATACAGCCGGTCGACTACATGTTGATGGAGAGTTGATGGGTGAACTTCAGCGGATAAAAGAAGCTGTAAATCCAGATGAGATTTTCCTGGTGGTCGATGCCATGACTGGTCAGGATGCAGTCAACGTAGCACAAAGCTTTGATGATCAGCTTGATATTACAGGAGTTCTTCTGACGAAACTGGATGGCGATACCCGCGGCGGTGCGGCACTATCGATTAAAGCTGTAACAGGTAAACCGATTAAGTACGCAGGTATGGGAGAAAAGCTGGATCAGCTCGAACCATTCCACCCAGAGAGGATGGCTTCACGGATTCTTGGTATGGGTGACATGCTTACTCTGATTGAGAAAGCACAGACTCAAGTAGATGAAAAACAAGCGAAAGAACTTGAATCGAAAATGCGTACCGCATCGTTTACGTTCGAAGACTTCCTGGACCAAATGGAACAGGTTAAGAATATGGGGCCGCTTGATGAGATCATAAATATGATTCCAGGCGCTAACAAAATGAAAGGGCTGAAGAATGCTTCGTTTGATGATAAACAAATCGTTCACGTCGAAGCAATAATCCAGTCTATGACCAAAAAAGAACGCCAGGACCCATCGGTTATGAACGCGAGCCGGAAAAAACGGATTGCCAAAGGATCGGGTACATCGGTTTCAGAAATTAACCGCTTATTGAAACAGTTTGAAGAAATGAAGAAAATGATGAAACAAATGAGTAATACTAAGGGCAAAAAAGGAAAAGGAATGAATTTTCCTTTTATGTAA
- the rpsP gene encoding 30S ribosomal protein S16, giving the protein MAVKIRLKRMGSKRNPFYRVVVADSRAPRDGRIIEQIGTYNPVANPIEVKLDADKAMDWMSNGAQPSDTVRNLFSKEGIMKQFHEKKNQK; this is encoded by the coding sequence ATGGCAGTAAAAATTCGCCTTAAACGTATGGGATCTAAACGTAACCCATTTTACCGTGTAGTAGTTGCAGATTCACGTGCTCCACGTGATGGCCGTATCATTGAACAAATCGGCACATATAACCCAGTAGCTAACCCAATCGAGGTTAAACTTGATGCTGATAAAGCAATGGACTGGATGTCTAATGGTGCTCAGCCAAGTGATACGGTACGTAACTTATTCTCTAAAGAAGGCATCATGAAGCAGTTCCACGAAAAGAAAAACCAAAAATAA
- a CDS encoding KH domain-containing protein, with product MQALIETIVTPLVDQPDAVKVDVKEEEHKIVYHLSVHPDDVGKVIGKNGRIAKAIRTVVYAAGSDSEKRIYLDIM from the coding sequence ATGCAAGCCTTGATCGAAACGATTGTTACTCCGCTTGTCGATCAGCCAGACGCTGTGAAAGTGGATGTGAAGGAAGAGGAGCATAAAATTGTTTACCATCTTTCCGTCCACCCTGATGACGTTGGAAAAGTGATCGGAAAAAACGGGCGGATTGCAAAAGCGATTCGTACGGTCGTTTACGCGGCCGGTTCCGATTCTGAAAAAAGAATCTATCTGGATATCATGTAA
- a CDS encoding YlqD family protein, whose amino-acid sequence MQIIRKIPVKQVLTETSRELLIERFEKQSSQLDQECRQLAFEQKKLERKPGMSKQEVEKRFSKEISRRKEQMRWITGQLSQLSILPDHSELEIDEVEAILTVEEGDDWKTAVTEQQIIIKDGKVIRAR is encoded by the coding sequence ATGCAGATCATCCGGAAAATTCCCGTGAAGCAAGTCTTAACTGAAACCAGCCGTGAACTCTTAATAGAGCGTTTTGAAAAGCAATCCAGTCAATTGGATCAGGAATGCCGCCAATTAGCTTTTGAACAAAAAAAGCTTGAACGAAAGCCTGGAATGTCAAAACAAGAAGTAGAAAAACGCTTTTCTAAAGAGATTAGCCGTAGGAAAGAGCAAATGCGGTGGATTACCGGCCAGCTTTCGCAGCTTTCCATTCTTCCTGACCATAGTGAATTGGAAATAGATGAAGTGGAAGCTATACTCACAGTAGAAGAAGGCGATGACTGGAAAACGGCCGTGACGGAGCAGCAAATCATCATTAAAGATGGAAAAGTTATACGAGCGAGGTAA
- the rimM gene encoding ribosome maturation factor RimM (Essential for efficient processing of 16S rRNA), whose translation MENQMFNVGKIINTHGIKGEVKVHRITDFDERFQPGQLLYWVNDTSEPVSLVVRSHRIHKGYDLIAFEEHPSINDVEGYKNGMLMVSEEEQADLEEHEFYFREIIGCIVYLESGEEIGRVKEILTPGANDVWVVERHDNSDLLLPYIEPVVKRVDPSQQRIIIDPIEGLLD comes from the coding sequence ATGGAAAATCAAATGTTTAATGTAGGGAAAATAATAAATACACATGGCATTAAAGGTGAGGTCAAAGTGCATCGGATCACAGATTTCGATGAACGTTTCCAGCCTGGTCAGCTTTTGTATTGGGTAAATGATACGAGTGAACCTGTTTCTCTTGTGGTACGTTCCCATCGTATTCATAAGGGGTATGACCTGATTGCTTTTGAAGAGCATCCATCCATCAATGATGTGGAGGGTTATAAGAATGGTATGTTGATGGTCTCTGAAGAGGAGCAGGCAGACCTTGAGGAGCACGAGTTCTATTTTCGTGAAATAATCGGGTGCATCGTTTATCTCGAATCTGGTGAAGAGATAGGACGAGTAAAAGAAATACTTACTCCCGGAGCTAATGATGTATGGGTGGTTGAAAGGCACGACAATTCCGATCTACTTCTTCCATATATTGAGCCCGTCGTCAAACGAGTGGATCCGTCCCAACAAAGAATCATCATTGATCCAATAGAGGGGCTGCTGGACTGA
- the trmD gene encoding tRNA (guanosine(37)-N1)-methyltransferase TrmD, with the protein MHIDILTLFPEMFEGVLNTSIMKRAQDREAFSYQYVNFREFTVNKHNKVDDYPYGGGAGLVLTPQPVFDAVNHIKANVSNKPRVILMCPQGEPFSQEKAEELSEEEHLVFICGHYEGYDERIRKELVTDEISIGDYVLTGGELGAMVVMDSVVRLLPGVLGNEQSAPEDSFSNGLLEHPHYTRPADFRGEKVPEVLLSGNHAKIDEWRHYQSLRRTYERRPDLLTNRVLSEKEQKWINEWKNR; encoded by the coding sequence ATGCATATTGATATACTAACGTTGTTTCCTGAAATGTTCGAAGGTGTACTTAATACGTCGATTATGAAACGGGCACAGGATCGAGAAGCCTTTTCCTATCAATATGTTAATTTTCGTGAGTTTACAGTTAACAAGCATAATAAAGTCGATGATTATCCTTATGGAGGCGGCGCGGGTCTGGTTTTGACTCCCCAGCCAGTATTCGATGCAGTTAACCATATTAAAGCCAATGTCTCTAATAAACCGCGTGTTATTCTAATGTGCCCGCAAGGTGAACCTTTTTCACAAGAAAAGGCGGAAGAATTATCAGAAGAAGAACATTTGGTATTCATTTGTGGTCATTATGAAGGGTATGATGAGCGGATTCGAAAAGAGCTTGTAACGGATGAGATATCTATTGGGGACTACGTATTGACCGGGGGAGAACTTGGAGCAATGGTTGTAATGGATTCCGTAGTCCGCTTGCTTCCAGGGGTTCTTGGAAATGAACAGTCAGCTCCGGAGGATTCTTTTTCGAACGGTTTACTCGAACACCCTCACTATACACGACCGGCTGATTTTAGAGGTGAAAAGGTTCCAGAAGTATTACTTTCAGGAAATCACGCTAAAATTGATGAATGGCGTCACTATCAATCGCTTAGAAGAACGTATGAAAGACGTCCTGATCTGTTAACGAACAGAGTACTATCCGAAAAAGAACAAAAATGGATTAATGAATGGAAAAATCGTTGA
- the rplS gene encoding 50S ribosomal protein L19 yields the protein MQQLIHDITKEQLRTDHPNFRPGDTVKVHVKVVEGSRERIQVFEGVVIKRQNGGISETFTVRKITYGVGVERTFPVHSPRVAKIERSRRGKVRQARLYYLRNLRGKAARIKEII from the coding sequence ATGCAACAACTTATTCATGACATTACAAAAGAACAGCTTCGTACGGATCACCCAAACTTCCGTCCAGGTGACACGGTTAAAGTGCACGTGAAGGTAGTAGAGGGAAGCCGTGAGCGTATCCAGGTATTCGAAGGTGTTGTAATTAAACGTCAGAATGGCGGGATCAGCGAAACATTTACCGTTCGTAAGATTACTTACGGCGTAGGCGTTGAGCGTACATTCCCAGTACATTCTCCACGAGTTGCTAAGATCGAGCGTTCTCGTCGTGGTAAAGTACGTCAAGCACGTCTTTACTATCTACGTAACCTGCGCGGAAAAGCAGCCCGTATTAAAGAAATTATCTAA
- the lepB gene encoding signal peptidase I: MKKQWLEWIKAFAIAAILAVVVRVFLLAPVVVEGPSMLNTLHSDDHLIVSKINYTLGNPERFDIVVFHATERKDYIKRIIGLPGDTVRYSNDQLYINGEAFEEPYLEELKKELPEGEELTRDFSMDQLPGSNEEVPEGELLVLGDNRNNSTDSRMLGTIPKEQVVGEAVFLYWPLNRIKFMN; encoded by the coding sequence ATGAAAAAGCAGTGGTTAGAGTGGATTAAAGCTTTTGCCATAGCAGCTATTTTAGCAGTTGTTGTGCGTGTTTTTCTACTGGCTCCAGTCGTGGTGGAAGGGCCTTCCATGCTGAATACTCTTCATAGTGATGACCATTTAATCGTAAGTAAGATTAATTATACTCTGGGGAACCCTGAGAGATTTGATATAGTAGTCTTTCACGCTACGGAAAGAAAAGACTACATTAAAAGAATCATTGGTCTTCCGGGAGATACGGTCCGATACAGTAATGACCAGTTATACATAAATGGTGAAGCATTCGAAGAACCTTATTTAGAGGAGCTTAAAAAGGAACTGCCAGAAGGAGAAGAATTGACCAGGGACTTTTCAATGGATCAATTGCCGGGCAGTAATGAAGAAGTTCCGGAGGGTGAACTGTTAGTATTGGGTGATAACCGTAACAACTCAACAGACAGTCGAATGCTTGGTACGATTCCTAAAGAGCAGGTAGTAGGCGAAGCCGTCTTTTTATACTGGCCTTTGAATCGCATCAAATTCATGAATTAG
- the ylqF gene encoding ribosome biogenesis GTPase YlqF: MTIQWYPGHMAKAKREASENLKLVDFVIELVDARAPLSSQNPMLQGILGDKPKMMVLMKKDLADPKVTKEWLEHFKENGFPSIAIEANNKQDIQAVINLGKSIGNEKIEKLKAKGVRPRASRAMILGIPNVGKSTLINRLANKSIAKTGDKPGVTKKQQWIKVKNEFDLLDTPGILWPKFEEEEVGYRLASIGTIKDQILPTEDVAAYVLDYLQAYYPSMLEERYGFEGYDDIMTAFETIGKKRGCLESGGRINFDKVSDVIIQDLRNGKLGLISFESPE; encoded by the coding sequence GTGACAATACAATGGTACCCGGGACACATGGCTAAAGCGAAGAGGGAAGCATCAGAAAATTTAAAATTAGTGGATTTTGTTATTGAACTAGTTGACGCGCGTGCTCCACTTTCCTCGCAGAATCCCATGCTCCAAGGAATATTGGGAGACAAGCCCAAAATGATGGTGCTTATGAAAAAAGATTTGGCGGATCCGAAGGTAACAAAAGAATGGTTGGAGCATTTCAAAGAAAATGGTTTTCCTTCCATTGCGATTGAAGCAAACAATAAACAGGATATACAAGCCGTTATCAACCTTGGAAAAAGCATAGGTAATGAAAAAATCGAAAAATTAAAAGCAAAGGGTGTCCGACCTCGGGCTTCCAGAGCTATGATCCTCGGCATACCTAACGTAGGGAAATCTACCTTGATTAATCGACTGGCAAACAAAAGCATTGCCAAAACTGGGGATAAACCTGGGGTGACTAAGAAACAACAATGGATTAAAGTTAAAAATGAATTTGATCTTCTGGATACTCCTGGTATTTTGTGGCCCAAGTTTGAAGAAGAAGAAGTAGGATATCGCCTTGCTTCAATAGGAACGATTAAGGATCAAATATTGCCTACGGAAGATGTGGCTGCCTATGTTCTGGATTATTTACAAGCTTACTATCCATCAATGCTTGAAGAACGTTATGGCTTCGAAGGCTACGATGATATCATGACGGCATTTGAAACGATTGGGAAAAAGAGAGGCTGTCTTGAAAGTGGAGGGCGTATTAATTTCGATAAGGTTTCAGATGTGATTATACAGGATTTACGAAACGGCAAACTTGGTCTTATCAGTTTTGAAAGTCCAGAATAA
- a CDS encoding ribonuclease HII, with product MTIRTIAQIKKELADESVEEEYLDLLRSDNRKGVQKLLEQYDRRQDQKREYKHQFEQMKSFEYSCREKGSHIIAGIDEAGRGPLAGPVVAAAVILPEDYYLEGLYDSKKIPLAKREEFFQSLKAHADCGVGIVSNEEIDQHNIYQATKLAMKRAVMDLTQVPEHLLIDAMYLEESEVPQTYLVKGDQRSVSIAAASIIAKVTRDRIMSEWHDNYPMYHFRSNQGYGTKEHLEALKTYGVSPLHRKSFAPVKENS from the coding sequence ATGACAATCAGGACGATTGCGCAAATCAAAAAAGAATTAGCAGACGAAAGTGTAGAGGAAGAATATCTGGATTTACTGCGTAGCGATAATCGCAAAGGTGTACAAAAACTACTTGAACAATATGATAGGAGACAGGATCAGAAACGAGAATATAAGCATCAATTTGAGCAGATGAAGTCTTTTGAGTACTCCTGCAGAGAGAAAGGGAGCCATATAATAGCAGGAATTGATGAAGCTGGGCGTGGACCGCTGGCGGGTCCTGTGGTTGCAGCTGCCGTTATCCTGCCAGAGGATTATTATTTGGAGGGACTTTATGACTCCAAAAAAATTCCGCTTGCTAAACGTGAAGAGTTTTTTCAGAGTTTAAAAGCCCATGCAGATTGTGGGGTCGGAATTGTATCTAACGAAGAAATTGATCAGCATAATATCTATCAAGCAACAAAATTGGCTATGAAAAGAGCGGTTATGGATCTTACTCAGGTACCTGAACATCTCCTCATTGATGCGATGTATTTAGAGGAATCAGAAGTTCCACAGACTTATTTAGTTAAAGGCGATCAGCGTAGTGTATCGATTGCAGCAGCAAGTATTATCGCAAAAGTAACGCGAGACCGGATTATGTCTGAGTGGCACGACAACTATCCTATGTACCATTTTCGGTCCAACCAGGGGTATGGCACTAAAGAACATTTAGAAGCTTTAAAAACATACGGAGTGTCTCCGCTGCATCGAAAAAGCTTCGCCCCTGTCAAAGAGAACAGCTGA
- a CDS encoding EscU/YscU/HrcU family type III secretion system export apparatus switch protein has product MKDKRKEAIALRYQFDNEAAPKVVAKGAGYVAENIMEKAKDNQVSIQEDSTLVELLSELNINEQIPEELYHVVAEVFAFIYKADKDYTA; this is encoded by the coding sequence ATGAAAGATAAGCGGAAAGAAGCGATTGCTCTCCGTTATCAATTTGATAACGAAGCGGCTCCAAAGGTTGTAGCCAAAGGTGCAGGCTATGTAGCAGAAAATATAATGGAGAAAGCGAAAGACAATCAAGTATCCATTCAGGAAGACTCAACGTTAGTTGAACTGCTATCAGAATTAAATATTAATGAACAGATTCCAGAAGAATTGTATCACGTCGTAGCAGAGGTTTTCGCTTTTATCTATAAAGCAGATAAAGATTATACTGCATGA
- the sucC gene encoding ADP-forming succinate--CoA ligase subunit beta yields the protein MNIHEYQGKEIMRDFGVSVPNGHVAYTVDEAVEAAQKLGSDVTVVKAQIHAGGRGKAGGVKIAKNLDDVRTYAEEILGKTLVTHQTGPEGKEVKRLLIEEGCDIQSEYYVGLVLDRATSKITMMASEEGGTEIEEVAEKTPEKIFKEVIDPVTGLTPFQARRLAFNINIPKEALGKAVKFMLGLYDVFVKKDCSVAEINPLVTTGDGEVLALDSKLNFDDNALFRQKDVAELRDLEEEDPKEVEASKYDLSYIALDGNIGCMVNGAGLAMATMDTIKHYKGDPANFLDVGGGATTEKVTEAFKIILSDDNVKGIYVNIFGGIMKCDVIAEGVVEATKQIGLTLPLVVRLEGTNVEQGKKILDESGLNITSADSMAEGAQKIVELVK from the coding sequence ATGAACATTCACGAGTATCAAGGTAAAGAAATAATGCGCGATTTTGGCGTTTCTGTGCCAAATGGCCATGTAGCTTATACCGTAGATGAGGCTGTTGAAGCAGCTCAGAAACTAGGCAGCGATGTAACCGTTGTAAAAGCACAAATCCATGCAGGCGGCAGAGGTAAAGCCGGTGGAGTTAAAATTGCTAAAAACCTCGATGATGTGCGTACATACGCTGAAGAAATTCTTGGTAAGACGCTTGTGACCCATCAGACTGGGCCTGAAGGAAAAGAAGTAAAGCGCTTACTGATTGAAGAAGGCTGCGACATTCAAAGCGAATATTATGTAGGCTTAGTGCTTGACCGTGCCACAAGTAAAATTACGATGATGGCGTCTGAAGAAGGCGGTACAGAAATCGAAGAAGTGGCAGAAAAAACACCTGAAAAAATCTTTAAAGAAGTTATTGATCCTGTTACAGGACTAACACCTTTCCAGGCTCGCAGATTAGCGTTTAATATCAATATTCCAAAAGAAGCTTTAGGCAAAGCTGTTAAATTTATGCTCGGACTTTACGATGTCTTTGTGAAGAAAGACTGTTCTGTTGCAGAAATTAATCCGCTTGTTACTACAGGCGATGGCGAGGTACTTGCACTCGATTCCAAATTAAATTTTGATGATAACGCCCTGTTCCGTCAAAAAGATGTGGCTGAACTGCGTGATCTTGAAGAAGAAGATCCTAAGGAAGTAGAAGCATCTAAATACGACTTGAGTTATATTGCTCTTGACGGAAATATTGGTTGTATGGTTAACGGAGCAGGTCTTGCGATGGCAACCATGGATACAATCAAACATTATAAAGGCGATCCAGCTAACTTCCTTGATGTTGGGGGCGGTGCCACCACAGAAAAAGTTACGGAAGCATTTAAAATTATCCTGTCCGATGACAATGTAAAAGGTATTTACGTAAACATTTTCGGCGGCATTATGAAGTGTGATGTAATTGCTGAAGGTGTTGTAGAGGCAACGAAACAAATCGGTTTGACACTTCCTCTAGTGGTCCGTCTGGAAGGTACGAACGTTGAACAAGGCAAGAAAATTCTGGATGAATCCGGATTGAATATTACTTCTGCAGACTCCATGGCGGAAGGCGCTCAAAAAATCGTAGAACTAGTAAAGTAA
- the sucD gene encoding succinate--CoA ligase subunit alpha: protein MSVYINKDTKVIVQGITGSTALFHTKQMVEYGTQIVGGVTPGKGGTEVEGIPVFNTVAEAVEKTGANASVIYVPAPFAADAIMEATDAEMDLAICITEHIPVLDMIKVKRFMEGKKTRLVGPNCPGVITPDECKIGIMPGYIHNKGHVGVVSRSGTLTYEAVHQLSEAGIGQSTAVGIGGDPVNGTDFIDVLKAFNEDDDTEAVIMIGEIGGTAEEEAAEWVKENMNKPVVGFIGGRTAPPGKRMGHAGAIISGGKGTADEKIRVMNECGIQVAETPSVMGDTLINVLKDQGLLEKCKTV from the coding sequence ATGAGTGTATATATTAACAAAGATACAAAAGTTATTGTACAAGGAATTACAGGCTCTACCGCTTTGTTCCATACGAAACAGATGGTGGAGTATGGAACCCAAATCGTCGGCGGAGTAACACCTGGTAAAGGTGGCACAGAAGTAGAAGGAATTCCTGTTTTTAACACAGTCGCAGAAGCCGTAGAAAAAACAGGGGCTAATGCTTCTGTTATTTATGTACCTGCTCCATTTGCCGCTGATGCGATCATGGAAGCAACAGACGCAGAGATGGATTTGGCGATCTGTATCACAGAGCACATCCCGGTCTTGGACATGATTAAAGTGAAGCGATTTATGGAAGGGAAGAAAACACGCCTTGTCGGTCCAAACTGTCCAGGTGTAATTACTCCAGATGAGTGTAAAATCGGTATTATGCCGGGATATATTCATAATAAAGGTCACGTGGGTGTCGTTTCTCGTTCAGGGACACTTACCTACGAAGCCGTACACCAGCTTTCTGAAGCCGGAATCGGCCAGTCAACAGCCGTTGGGATCGGTGGAGATCCTGTGAATGGAACTGATTTTATCGATGTACTCAAAGCTTTCAATGAAGATGATGATACAGAAGCGGTTATCATGATCGGCGAAATCGGAGGTACTGCTGAAGAAGAAGCAGCTGAATGGGTTAAAGAAAATATGAACAAACCAGTGGTTGGCTTTATTGGTGGACGCACTGCTCCTCCAGGGAAACGTATGGGCCATGCCGGTGCGATTATTTCTGGTGGAAAAGGAACCGCAGACGAGAAAATCCGTGTGATGAATGAATGTGGTATCCAAGTAGCAGAAACACCTTCTGTTATGGGAGATACTTTGATTAATGTTCTTAAAGATCAAGGTCTACTTGAGAAATGTAAAACAGTTTAA